One Gottschalkia purinilytica DNA segment encodes these proteins:
- a CDS encoding flagellar protein FlgN, translating into MSRLIEELKVVLTKELEEYKQVLELADKKTDILISGSIDKIENITKEEYEIIYRIEALESDRETIVSDIEKGFNIQEQMDLTTLIGYFNEQEQETLNTIKDELTDILAELKDKNELNKTLIDDSLQYIDLGVNLLTASSSQGTYKGDTGEINTQNKNLFDIKA; encoded by the coding sequence ATGAGTAGATTAATTGAAGAACTGAAAGTAGTTTTGACTAAAGAACTAGAAGAATATAAGCAGGTATTAGAATTGGCTGATAAAAAAACAGATATATTAATTTCAGGTAGTATAGACAAAATAGAGAATATAACTAAAGAAGAATATGAAATTATATATAGAATAGAAGCATTAGAAAGTGATAGAGAAACAATAGTTTCGGATATAGAAAAAGGATTTAATATACAAGAACAAATGGACCTTACAACTTTAATTGGATACTTCAATGAACAAGAACAAGAAACCCTAAATACTATAAAAGATGAACTTACAGATATACTTGCGGAGTTAAAAGATAAAAATGAACTAAACAAAACACTTATAGATGATTCGCTACAATATATTGATCTAGGTGTAAACTTACTTACTGCTTCTTCAAGTCAAGGAACATATAAAGGAGATACAGGAGAAATTAATACTCAAAATAAAAATTTATTTGATATAAAAGCTTAA
- the flgM gene encoding flagellar biosynthesis anti-sigma factor FlgM, which yields MKIFNDRISKILEVYNGQQHIKNVNKNQAPKRRDELNLSSHAKEYQVAMNALKDVPDIRKEKVEEIKKQIQMGTYEIDSDKIVEKMFDTINIDKKV from the coding sequence ATGAAAATTTTTAATGACAGAATAAGTAAAATACTAGAAGTGTATAACGGACAGCAACACATAAAAAATGTAAATAAAAATCAAGCACCTAAAAGAAGAGACGAATTGAACTTATCAAGTCATGCTAAAGAATACCAAGTTGCTATGAATGCTTTAAAAGATGTTCCTGATATTAGAAAAGAAAAAGTAGAAGAAATAAAGAAGCAAATTCAAATGGGAACTTATGAAATCGATTCTGATAAAATAGTTGAAAAAATGTTCGATACAATAAACATAGATAAAAAGGTATAA
- a CDS encoding TIGR03826 family flagellar region protein, which yields MDIRNCKKCDRMYAYDGFDVCIKCRNVEDEMFKKVKEYLYDHPGADIQTVSTETGVEVKKILRYLREGKLEIKSDSPNFILDCERCGKAITTGRFCDKCILELQRELKSVIIDDKNKDKDKKDKDKMYLADRYKK from the coding sequence ATGGATATAAGAAACTGTAAAAAGTGTGACCGAATGTATGCTTATGATGGATTTGATGTATGTATAAAGTGTAGAAATGTAGAAGATGAAATGTTTAAAAAAGTAAAAGAATATTTATATGATCATCCAGGAGCTGATATTCAAACTGTATCAACAGAAACAGGTGTAGAAGTAAAGAAAATTCTAAGATATCTTAGAGAGGGAAAATTAGAAATAAAGTCAGATAGCCCTAACTTTATACTTGATTGCGAAAGATGTGGAAAAGCTATAACAACTGGAAGATTTTGTGATAAGTGTATATTAGAGCTACAAAGAGAGTTAAAAAGTGTAATAATTGATGATAAAAATAAGGATAAGGATAAAAAAGATAAAGATAAAATGTATCTAGCAGATAGATATAAAAAGTAA
- a CDS encoding ComF family protein, whose amino-acid sequence MNKFISIIREFYDAIMDLIFVEKNICFICNSYDEDITKDHICIDCLEKLIFIRHNGCTICGKYLGDNLKLRKCKDCLKHPHSFTKAVSPIVYDGIAKKAIYEYKYSNKTYMYKIFGRLILHSITNSGFDKVDMIVPVPLYKYKKRLRGFNQSELISKYISNNLSIEIDTKNLQRVRETKVQNELHREDRIKNIKDAFIVKDKKAFINKNILLIDDIYTTGATVDECSRVLLESGAKNVFVVTIATGKDDQTNNLKKESWKLM is encoded by the coding sequence ATGAATAAATTCATAAGTATTATAAGAGAGTTTTATGATGCTATAATGGATTTAATATTTGTCGAGAAAAATATATGCTTTATATGTAATAGTTATGATGAAGATATAACGAAAGATCATATATGTATAGATTGTTTAGAAAAGCTAATATTTATAAGACACAATGGTTGTACCATATGCGGAAAATACTTGGGAGATAATCTGAAACTTAGAAAATGTAAAGATTGTCTTAAACATCCACATAGTTTTACTAAAGCAGTTTCTCCAATTGTTTATGATGGAATAGCAAAAAAAGCTATATATGAATACAAATATAGTAATAAAACATATATGTACAAGATTTTCGGAAGGCTTATACTTCATTCAATTACAAATAGTGGATTTGATAAAGTAGATATGATAGTACCAGTACCTTTATATAAGTACAAGAAGAGACTTAGAGGATTTAACCAATCTGAACTTATATCAAAATATATCTCCAATAATTTAAGCATAGAAATAGATACAAAAAATCTACAAAGAGTGAGAGAAACAAAAGTTCAAAATGAACTACATAGAGAAGATAGAATAAAAAATATTAAAGATGCATTTATTGTAAAGGACAAAAAAGCTTTTATTAATAAAAATATATTATTAATAGACGATATATATACTACAGGAGCAACTGTAGATGAATGCTCAAGAGTTTTACTAGAATCAGGAGCAAAAAACGTCTTTGTTGTAACTATAGCTACAGGAAAAGATGATCAAACAAATAACTTGAAAAAGGAATCTTGGAAACTAATGTAG
- a CDS encoding ABC transporter permease — MKDLIKIELYKISKGRDKYILIISFALMIFLAWTSILTGIDSNSMNRSFYFNLSKFFQVNFELFLPLSIGIFTISLVCNEFSNKTIKNYLMSGYTKEKILFSKLISIYIVVAFTFLITISIFIYLSYFLSDKSAIYRNFRVASNMEISLNIIGVIGMILLYIFAVISFSLMLGYLTKKKGVSILIYIILITIILLLYSGLRKLLTVSSYTFFQTSNAPTYIGVYGFYFNKIRDTIPSISNSALFLAIALLAFHKHEY; from the coding sequence ATGAAAGATTTAATCAAGATAGAGCTATATAAAATATCAAAAGGAAGAGACAAATACATATTAATTATATCTTTTGCATTAATGATTTTCCTAGCATGGACAAGTATCCTAACTGGTATAGATTCAAATAGTATGAATAGATCATTTTACTTTAATTTAAGCAAGTTTTTCCAAGTGAATTTTGAACTATTTCTTCCATTATCAATTGGGATTTTTACGATTTCACTAGTTTGTAATGAATTCTCAAATAAAACTATAAAAAACTACTTAATGTCAGGTTATACCAAAGAAAAAATACTATTTTCTAAATTAATTTCTATATATATAGTTGTAGCTTTTACATTTTTAATAACAATATCTATATTTATATATTTAAGTTATTTCTTATCTGATAAGAGCGCAATTTATAGAAATTTCAGAGTCGCAAGTAATATGGAGATTTCTTTAAATATAATTGGTGTAATTGGGATGATACTTTTATACATTTTTGCAGTAATATCTTTTTCTTTAATGCTAGGATATTTAACTAAGAAAAAAGGAGTATCTATACTGATATATATTATATTAATTACTATTATTTTATTATTATATAGTGGACTAAGAAAATTATTAACAGTTTCATCTTATACATTTTTTCAAACTTCTAATGCTCCTACTTATATAGGAGTTTACGGGTTTTATTTTAACAAAATAAGAGATACTATACCTAGCATATCTAACTCAGCACTATTCCTAGCAATTGCATTATTAGCATTTCATAAGCATGAGTATTAA
- a CDS encoding ABC transporter ATP-binding protein, whose translation MNQKLTLDISNINKLIGKKHILNNISLRCESGKIFGLVGPNGCGKSSLFKVLSTLWNPTSGSIKINDLCLHKNKETLLPKIGAFIEMPNIYNDLSGKENLNILLKLYGIRNKDWYEFLLQEFDISNFMDKKVKTYSLGMRQKIGLIASLINNPDIVFLDEPTNSLDINTVHSVHNIINILKQNNKLVIVSSHILEELDSLVDKTFIMKSGRLIDTYAKHKDTSTYIEFNNKINLSELSLILDNIPFKEIDDFTIEINNKDINYVLKLLTQSDYTIKNISSNNDNLKSKFNELMEEQI comes from the coding sequence ATGAATCAAAAATTAACTTTAGATATTTCAAATATAAATAAATTGATTGGAAAAAAACACATCTTAAATAATATATCTTTACGATGTGAAAGTGGTAAGATCTTTGGATTAGTAGGCCCAAATGGTTGCGGTAAAAGTTCGTTATTTAAAGTACTTTCTACACTATGGAATCCTACAAGTGGATCTATAAAAATAAATGATTTATGCTTACATAAAAATAAAGAAACCCTTTTGCCTAAAATCGGAGCTTTTATAGAAATGCCTAATATATATAATGACTTATCTGGAAAAGAAAATTTAAATATATTATTAAAGTTATATGGAATAAGAAATAAAGACTGGTATGAATTTCTGCTTCAAGAGTTTGATATTAGTAACTTTATGGACAAAAAAGTAAAGACTTACTCATTAGGAATGCGACAAAAAATAGGTTTAATAGCGTCTTTAATAAATAATCCAGATATAGTTTTTCTTGATGAACCAACTAATTCACTAGATATAAATACTGTGCATTCAGTTCATAACATAATTAATATATTGAAGCAAAACAACAAACTTGTTATAGTGTCAAGTCACATATTAGAAGAGTTAGATTCTTTAGTAGATAAAACTTTTATCATGAAATCTGGTCGTTTAATAGATACATACGCAAAACATAAAGATACTAGTACTTATATAGAATTTAATAACAAAATCAATTTGAGTGAATTATCATTAATCTTAGACAATATACCTTTTAAAGAAATAGATGATTTTACTATAGAAATTAATAATAAAGATATAAATTATGTATTAAAACTACTTACACAATCTGATTACACAATAAAAAATATATCATCAAATAATGATAACTTAAAAAGTAAATTTAATGAACTCATGGAGGAACAAATATGA
- a CDS encoding ATP-dependent RecD-like DNA helicase has protein sequence MLTLQGTVEEIIFQNENNGYSVAILETEDDVVTIVGSIPLLSMGETISVQGEWIEHHNYGQQFKVETYSMVTPSTLNGIIKYLSSGLIPGIGPKTAEKIVEKFGKDSLDILQYNPERLKEVGGIGDKKIEKIAGAFIEQRELREIMMFLQGYDISPNLGIRIYRKYGSETIKKINENPYRLSEDIIGIGFKMSDKIAQSMGVDFNSKYRINAGIKFKLMESSTEGHTYIPKDELIEKSSQMLEVDKGIIEDGITALALKQEIQLENFNGEICVYSMPLYYAETNVSKKIVELSQGEIKKLDINIEEKIISIEEESDIKLAENQKEAIRQAIENGLLVITGGPGTGKTTTINSIIRIFEDCELDIVLAAPTGRAAKRMSEATKREAKTIHRLLEYGFADDELGMVFGKDEGTPIEADVIIIDEMSMVDILLMNNLLKAIMQGTRVILVGDIDQLPSVGAGNVLRDIIESKIVKVVRLNEIFRQAQESMIVVNAHKINKGEFPHLNVKEKDFFFMSRTSPNKVVETVIELAKERLPKYNNYDSLRDIQILTCMKKGDTGVNVLNEKLQEALNPKSKYKKERKIGDTIFRVGDKVMQIKNNYNTKWKQLEDGQVVQEGEGVFNGDFGFITYMDEEESELTVLFDDNKEVTYSFSQLDELKLAYATTVHKSQGSEFPVVIMPIYWGPPMLLTRNLLYTAITRSKELVVLVGMEKYLAYMINNNKITKRYSGLNNRLFKVFEFMMS, from the coding sequence GTGCTAACTTTACAGGGAACTGTTGAAGAAATAATATTTCAAAATGAAAACAACGGATATTCAGTAGCAATATTAGAAACTGAAGATGATGTAGTAACAATAGTGGGAAGCATCCCACTATTGAGTATGGGAGAAACTATCAGTGTTCAAGGTGAATGGATTGAACATCACAATTATGGACAACAGTTTAAAGTGGAAACATATTCTATGGTTACACCTTCTACTCTTAATGGAATAATAAAATATCTTTCATCAGGTCTAATACCAGGAATAGGACCTAAAACTGCTGAAAAGATAGTAGAAAAATTCGGTAAAGATTCTCTAGATATACTTCAATACAATCCAGAAAGGCTAAAAGAAGTAGGAGGAATAGGAGATAAGAAGATAGAGAAAATAGCTGGAGCTTTTATAGAGCAGAGAGAGTTAAGGGAAATAATGATGTTTTTACAAGGATATGATATAAGTCCAAATTTGGGGATACGCATATATAGGAAATATGGGAGTGAAACTATAAAAAAAATAAACGAAAATCCATATAGACTGTCAGAAGACATAATAGGAATAGGATTCAAAATGTCTGATAAGATAGCTCAAAGTATGGGAGTAGACTTTAACTCTAAATATAGAATAAATGCTGGAATAAAATTTAAGCTAATGGAATCTTCTACAGAAGGTCACACATATATACCAAAAGATGAGCTAATAGAAAAATCATCACAAATGCTTGAGGTAGATAAAGGTATTATAGAAGATGGAATAACTGCACTTGCACTTAAACAAGAGATACAGTTAGAAAACTTTAATGGAGAAATATGTGTATATAGTATGCCACTTTATTATGCTGAAACAAATGTAAGTAAAAAAATAGTAGAGTTATCACAAGGAGAAATAAAAAAACTTGATATAAATATAGAAGAGAAAATAATATCTATTGAAGAAGAAAGTGATATAAAGTTAGCAGAGAATCAAAAAGAAGCTATAAGACAGGCTATTGAAAATGGGCTACTAGTAATTACTGGTGGGCCAGGTACGGGTAAGACAACAACTATTAATAGTATAATAAGAATATTTGAAGATTGTGAACTTGATATAGTATTAGCGGCTCCTACAGGTAGAGCGGCTAAAAGAATGTCTGAAGCTACTAAAAGGGAGGCTAAGACTATTCATAGACTATTAGAATATGGATTCGCAGATGATGAGCTTGGTATGGTATTTGGCAAGGATGAAGGAACCCCTATAGAAGCAGATGTAATCATAATAGATGAGATGTCGATGGTAGATATATTACTTATGAATAATCTATTAAAAGCTATTATGCAAGGAACTAGAGTTATATTAGTTGGAGATATAGATCAGCTTCCATCAGTTGGAGCAGGAAATGTACTGAGAGATATTATAGAAAGTAAAATAGTAAAAGTAGTAAGATTGAATGAAATATTTAGACAGGCTCAGGAAAGTATGATTGTAGTAAATGCCCATAAAATAAATAAGGGAGAGTTCCCACATTTAAATGTAAAAGAAAAAGATTTCTTTTTTATGAGTAGAACTTCTCCTAATAAAGTAGTGGAAACAGTCATAGAATTAGCAAAAGAAAGATTACCAAAGTATAATAACTATGACTCTTTGAGAGACATACAAATACTCACATGTATGAAAAAAGGAGACACAGGAGTAAATGTGTTGAATGAAAAGTTACAAGAGGCATTAAATCCTAAATCTAAATATAAAAAAGAGAGAAAGATAGGAGATACTATATTTAGAGTTGGAGATAAGGTAATGCAAATTAAAAATAATTATAATACCAAGTGGAAACAGTTAGAAGATGGTCAAGTAGTTCAAGAAGGAGAAGGTGTATTTAACGGAGACTTTGGATTTATAACATATATGGATGAAGAAGAAAGTGAGCTAACGGTTCTTTTTGATGATAATAAAGAGGTAACATATAGCTTTAGTCAACTGGATGAACTTAAGTTAGCTTATGCAACTACTGTTCATAAGAGTCAAGGAAGTGAATTTCCTGTAGTCATAATGCCAATATACTGGGGACCACCTATGCTACTTACTAGAAATTTGTTATATACAGCTATTACAAGATCAAAAGAACTGGTTGTACTAGTTGGAATGGAAAAGTACTTAGCATATATGATAAATAATAATAAAATAACTAAGAGATATTCGGGACTTAATAATAGATTATTTAAAGTTTTTGAATTTATGATGAGTTAG
- a CDS encoding ABC transporter substrate-binding protein codes for MKKKTSLILLASLILTLGLSGCQSKGGQVINDKNKETLVVSMFEFNEELFKKNVIKPFEEKHNVKIVVELGNNLKRLEKLKIDKSKVDVVLFTDYVAMQAIEEGLIEKMDRKNIPNIENLYEMFKFPLGKDYGPSYGIASYGLIYNSDKVKEPITSWGDLWKPELKGKVSLSDISISGGKFLLLIAAEQAGVDIKKDEDKVFEKIKELTENKPKFHVKAVEAINQFSIGGTDVMDTYSFEVETIKDNIPTAKWVQPEEGTYPLMETINIVKGTKNKKLAEKFIDWMLSEEVQKSLALDKINSPTNKNVNLTDKESENLVYGEEAINNLKTVDWEYVNKSMKRWTER; via the coding sequence ATGAAGAAAAAAACAAGTTTAATACTCTTAGCTTCTTTGATATTAACGCTAGGATTATCTGGATGTCAAAGTAAAGGCGGACAAGTTATTAATGATAAGAATAAAGAAACATTAGTAGTATCAATGTTTGAGTTTAATGAAGAATTATTCAAAAAAAATGTTATTAAACCATTTGAAGAAAAACATAACGTAAAAATAGTAGTTGAACTCGGAAATAATCTTAAAAGACTAGAAAAACTTAAAATTGATAAAAGTAAAGTAGATGTAGTGCTTTTTACAGATTATGTCGCAATGCAAGCAATAGAAGAAGGTCTAATAGAAAAAATGGATCGTAAAAATATACCTAATATAGAAAATTTATATGAGATGTTTAAGTTTCCACTAGGGAAAGACTATGGCCCTTCTTATGGTATAGCAAGTTATGGATTAATATATAATTCTGATAAAGTAAAAGAACCGATTACATCATGGGGAGATTTATGGAAGCCCGAGTTAAAAGGTAAAGTCTCACTGAGTGATATCTCAATATCTGGAGGTAAGTTTCTCCTATTAATCGCGGCAGAACAAGCAGGTGTAGATATCAAAAAAGATGAGGATAAAGTTTTTGAAAAAATTAAAGAACTAACTGAAAATAAACCAAAATTTCACGTAAAAGCCGTAGAAGCTATAAACCAGTTTTCAATAGGAGGAACTGATGTTATGGATACATATAGTTTTGAAGTTGAGACTATAAAAGATAATATTCCGACGGCAAAATGGGTACAACCAGAAGAAGGTACTTATCCACTAATGGAAACAATTAATATAGTAAAAGGTACAAAAAATAAGAAATTAGCAGAAAAATTCATAGATTGGATGCTAAGTGAAGAAGTACAGAAATCACTAGCTCTAGACAAGATAAATTCACCAACAAATAAAAATGTGAATCTAACAGATAAAGAATCCGAAAATCTTGTTTATGGTGAAGAGGCAATAAATAATTTAAAAACGGTAGACTGGGAGTATGTGAACAAATCTATGAAAAGATGGACCGAAAGATAG
- a CDS encoding competence protein ComK codes for MGSIEKIVSSGIKAVVPVYLNMKGNATLIITDTQKDIYVYKNIKTVMNMIARHFMIDLKQTRKYYGNIIGSKNSVPIVFNINNIFIPGKVRNTISKNDGAFGYFNLIHIQTINKKNEKVEIVLRDDRVVDVIQSYKVMQRNIRNGSIIRDIHTSHISGLYSDRVKECLIEYNKPATKADILSIKNEISKINNLLKTLTDTK; via the coding sequence ATGGGGAGTATAGAAAAAATTGTTTCGTCAGGAATAAAAGCTGTAGTTCCTGTTTATCTGAATATGAAAGGAAATGCTACGTTAATAATAACAGATACTCAAAAAGATATTTACGTATATAAAAACATAAAGACAGTCATGAATATGATAGCAAGACACTTTATGATAGATTTGAAACAAACTAGAAAATATTATGGTAATATTATAGGCAGCAAAAATTCAGTACCTATTGTATTTAATATTAATAATATATTTATTCCTGGGAAAGTTAGAAATACTATATCTAAAAATGATGGGGCATTTGGATATTTTAATTTAATACATATACAAACTATAAATAAGAAGAATGAAAAAGTAGAAATAGTGCTAAGAGATGACAGGGTAGTAGATGTAATACAAAGTTATAAAGTAATGCAGAGGAATATAAGAAATGGAAGCATAATACGAGATATACATACATCGCATATAAGTGGATTATACTCTGATAGAGTTAAAGAATGTTTAATAGAGTACAATAAACCTGCAACTAAGGCCGACATATTATCAATAAAAAATGAAATTTCAAAGATAAATAACCTCCTAAAAACACTCACTGATACAAAATAA
- a CDS encoding isochorismatase family protein, with protein MPINNLGKIKKEDCAVIIIDMQYDFIAEGAPIECPGGREVISNIQKLKKWAKKNDIPVMYTQEVHRKQKVDFGLELERSEPEHCLYGTCGVEIIDELKPDDDDYVILKRRYSGFYLTDLEILMRGLKKNALIITGAATNVCVYATALDAQQRDMNAIVVSDCVAGTDVELHKAFLKNIDYVIGDVVDVDSLIETFDNNK; from the coding sequence ATGCCAATAAACAATTTAGGAAAAATAAAAAAAGAAGATTGTGCTGTGATAATTATTGATATGCAATATGATTTTATTGCAGAAGGAGCTCCCATAGAATGTCCAGGAGGGAGAGAGGTAATTTCTAACATACAAAAACTAAAAAAATGGGCTAAAAAAAATGATATACCTGTAATGTATACTCAAGAGGTTCACAGAAAGCAAAAGGTTGACTTTGGACTTGAGCTTGAAAGAAGCGAACCTGAACACTGTCTATATGGAACTTGTGGAGTAGAAATAATTGACGAGCTTAAGCCAGATGATGATGACTATGTTATATTAAAGAGAAGATACAGTGGATTTTATTTAACAGATCTAGAAATTCTTATGAGAGGACTTAAGAAGAATGCATTAATTATTACTGGAGCAGCTACAAATGTATGTGTATATGCTACTGCACTTGATGCTCAACAAAGAGATATGAATGCAATAGTAGTTTCAGACTGTGTTGCCGGTACTGATGTAGAACTTCATAAAGCTTTTCTTAAGAATATTGACTATGTAATAGGTGATGTTGTAGACGTAGATTCTTTAATTGAAACTTTTGATAATAATAAATAA
- a CDS encoding guanine permease — protein sequence MTIQDILAAIAVVVNGLPQGILALSFGFAAFPTALAFLVGPVGMLLSGQVAPISFQAEAIVLAGTMGKDRNERLNIVFFTGIVMALIGGIGLLQPTVDFIGTSILSGMMAGVGIILAKLAIDMIKGNKIISGISIASAILIYFITNDLVYTIVGSVFLSSAIWIFMRKNAVSENEEEINLEHEKLIPLKIKVNSNIIRKVLALVTLQIGGNIAYSSVTGSLAKSAVNVDMITLYSGIADSISAFFGGGPVEAIISGTAVAPNPVIAGVLMMLIMAAILFAKLLPRIGKYVPNESIAGFLLVLGAIVVFPTNIKPGIEADPITAGVATIVTATIDPFVGMLAGIVVRFLIGAF from the coding sequence ATGACCATTCAAGATATTTTAGCTGCAATAGCAGTAGTTGTTAATGGCTTACCTCAGGGAATCTTAGCATTATCATTTGGGTTTGCTGCATTTCCTACAGCGTTGGCATTCTTAGTAGGTCCCGTTGGTATGCTTTTATCTGGTCAAGTTGCACCAATTTCATTTCAGGCTGAAGCCATAGTATTAGCAGGTACAATGGGTAAAGATAGAAATGAAAGACTTAATATTGTATTTTTTACAGGTATAGTAATGGCATTAATAGGGGGAATAGGTCTTTTACAACCTACAGTAGATTTTATTGGGACATCTATATTAAGTGGTATGATGGCTGGTGTTGGTATAATCTTAGCAAAATTAGCAATAGACATGATTAAAGGAAATAAGATAATAAGCGGAATTTCTATAGCTTCTGCTATACTTATTTACTTCATAACAAATGACTTAGTGTATACAATAGTTGGTAGTGTATTTTTAAGTTCAGCTATCTGGATTTTTATGAGGAAAAATGCTGTTTCTGAAAACGAAGAAGAAATAAATCTTGAACATGAAAAGCTAATTCCTTTGAAAATAAAGGTGAACTCTAATATTATTCGAAAAGTTCTTGCATTAGTTACCTTACAAATAGGAGGAAATATTGCTTATTCAAGTGTAACAGGAAGTTTGGCAAAAAGTGCTGTTAATGTGGATATGATAACTCTTTATTCAGGTATAGCTGACTCTATAAGTGCATTCTTTGGAGGGGGACCTGTAGAAGCAATAATAAGTGGAACAGCAGTTGCGCCTAATCCAGTAATAGCTGGTGTTTTAATGATGCTTATTATGGCAGCTATATTATTCGCAAAATTACTTCCAAGGATAGGTAAATATGTACCTAATGAATCTATTGCAGGATTCCTTTTAGTACTTGGTGCTATAGTTGTATTTCCAACAAATATAAAACCAGGAATTGAAGCAGATCCAATAACAGCAGGGGTAGCAACAATTGTTACAGCTACTATAGATCCTTTTGTAGGTATGTTAGCAGGAATAGTTGTAAGGTTTTTAATAGGCGCTTTTTAG